From the genome of Parasteatoda tepidariorum isolate YZ-2023 chromosome X1, CAS_Ptep_4.0, whole genome shotgun sequence, one region includes:
- the LOC139426988 gene encoding uncharacterized protein, whose protein sequence is MSSRNHLEEFTRGRMIGKLEEGRSVTSVAEEFGINKSVVSRAWNAFKTTGTAVRKVGGGRPRKTTPRDDRYIVLQAKRNCFQSASAISQQLCTVTGRQVSRFTVARRLHRGGLFARRPERCIPLKVSHWRHRLEWCREHETWTPHQ, encoded by the coding sequence atgtcttCACGAAATCATTTAGAGGAATTTACTCGAGGAAGAATGATTGGGAAGCTTGAGGAGGGGCGTAGTGTGACCAGTGTCGCCGAAGAGTTCgggatcaacaaaagtgttgtttctcgtgcttggaatgcctttaaaactactggtacagCTGTTCGGAAGGTTGGTGGTGGCCGTCCAAGGAAAACAACACCAAGAGATGACCGTTACATTGTCCTCCAGGCGAAAAGAAACTGTTTTCAGTCAGCGAGCGCTATATCTCAGCAACTGTGCACAGTGACAGGACGGcaagtatcaagatttacagtggccagacgcctccacagaggtggcttatttgctaggcgtcctgaacgctgcatacctttaaaagttagccaCTGGCGGCACCGTTTAGAGTGGTGCAGAGAACACGAAACCTGGACACCTCATCAATAG